A part of Paraburkholderia azotifigens genomic DNA contains:
- a CDS encoding FAD-binding protein, with protein MQANQDSRWDEEVDLLIFGAGAAGMTAALIAHHEGLKVLVCEKTEAVGGITSTSGGTTWVPGTQLSVDAGVPDSVDDARRFLQSVVGERGGDEAREAFLQSGPLAIDELQRISDVRFVAAAAHPDYVTGPGAAFGGRALAPVPFDASVLGADFARVRPPRKEFMGLGGMMVNRSDLNALLFPFASVGNFKRTVAVVGRYFIDRLRFPRGTQLVMGNALAARLFYSLRKRGVDVRFEAPLVELVRENGRVTGAVVGSKNGATKRIGARRGVVLATGGITRHPALRKQLFPAAAQPLSLSPDTHTGDGVGSALKLDALLENGGDSPGLWMPCSIRRSGNSNSNSDSVWPHIILDRAKPGLIAVNGRGERFVNESNSYHDFVMGMLRDEGKGASVPAHLIVDAAFIRDYGLGLLMPGRSRARIAEFERAGYLVKGATLAELAKRLDVDAAGLARTVETYNRHAASGEDPAFGRGSGPMSRFNGDAAQKPNPCVRPLGDGPYYAVTVWPADLACSAGLAGTANGEVLDAQGAVIPGLFACGNDLASIFRGTYPGPGTTLGPAIVFGWRVAKFVAGKEVGHCVDQQTRPQACLHDAP; from the coding sequence ATGCAAGCGAATCAGGATTCGCGCTGGGACGAGGAAGTCGATCTGCTGATATTCGGTGCGGGCGCTGCCGGCATGACGGCGGCACTGATCGCGCATCACGAGGGACTCAAGGTGCTCGTGTGCGAAAAGACGGAGGCCGTCGGCGGCATTACGTCGACCTCGGGCGGCACGACATGGGTGCCCGGCACGCAGCTGAGCGTCGATGCCGGAGTGCCCGATAGCGTCGACGACGCGAGGCGCTTTCTGCAATCGGTAGTCGGCGAGCGTGGCGGCGATGAAGCACGCGAAGCATTTCTGCAAAGCGGGCCGCTTGCCATCGACGAACTGCAGCGCATCAGCGACGTCCGCTTCGTCGCGGCAGCCGCGCACCCCGACTACGTGACGGGCCCCGGCGCGGCGTTCGGCGGCCGCGCGCTCGCACCCGTTCCGTTCGACGCAAGCGTGCTCGGCGCGGATTTTGCGCGAGTCAGGCCGCCGCGAAAGGAATTCATGGGACTGGGCGGCATGATGGTCAATCGCAGCGACCTGAACGCGCTGCTGTTTCCGTTTGCTTCCGTGGGGAATTTCAAGCGAACGGTGGCTGTCGTGGGCCGCTATTTCATCGATCGCCTTCGCTTTCCGCGCGGCACGCAACTCGTGATGGGCAATGCGCTCGCGGCACGGCTTTTCTACAGCCTGCGCAAGCGCGGCGTCGATGTGCGTTTCGAAGCGCCGCTCGTCGAACTGGTGCGCGAGAACGGCAGAGTGACGGGCGCCGTGGTCGGCTCGAAGAACGGTGCAACGAAGCGCATCGGCGCGCGCCGTGGAGTCGTGCTCGCGACGGGCGGCATCACGCGGCATCCGGCGCTGCGCAAGCAACTGTTTCCCGCCGCCGCTCAACCGCTGTCGCTATCGCCCGATACGCACACGGGCGATGGTGTAGGCAGCGCGCTCAAGCTCGACGCGCTGCTCGAAAACGGCGGCGACAGCCCTGGCTTGTGGATGCCCTGCTCGATTCGCCGCTCAGGCAACAGCAACAGCAATAGCGACAGCGTGTGGCCGCACATCATTCTCGATCGCGCGAAGCCGGGGCTGATCGCCGTCAACGGGCGCGGCGAGCGCTTCGTGAACGAATCGAACTCGTATCACGACTTCGTGATGGGCATGCTGCGCGATGAAGGCAAAGGCGCGAGCGTGCCCGCGCATCTGATCGTCGATGCAGCGTTCATTCGCGATTACGGTTTAGGTCTGCTGATGCCGGGGCGCAGCCGCGCGCGTATCGCCGAGTTCGAGCGCGCCGGTTATCTGGTGAAGGGCGCGACGCTCGCCGAACTGGCGAAGAGGCTGGATGTCGACGCGGCAGGACTCGCGCGAACAGTGGAAACGTACAACCGTCACGCGGCGTCGGGCGAAGATCCCGCCTTTGGCCGTGGCTCCGGTCCGATGAGCCGCTTCAACGGCGATGCGGCGCAGAAGCCGAATCCGTGTGTCCGTCCGCTGGGCGACGGGCCGTATTACGCCGTCACGGTCTGGCCCGCCGATCTCGCATGCAGCGCGGGACTGGCGGGCACGGCCAACGGCGAAGTGCTCGACGCACAGGGCGCTGTGATTCCCGGGCTCTTCGCATGCGGCAACGATCTGGCTTCGATCTTTCGCGGCACGTATCCGGGGCCGGGCACGACGCTGGGGCCTGCGATCGTGTTCGGATGGCGGGTCGCGAAGTTCGTCGCGGGGAAGGAGGTTGGCCATTGCGTCGACCAGCAGACGCGGCCGCAAGCGTGCCTGCATGACGCGCCATAA
- a CDS encoding ABC transporter substrate-binding protein produces MNDKHKQADELCSHDTPAADAGGGASTRMTRRDWLATAGKTLASGAAVLAAPAIVRAQGEQPLKLGLLMAKQGVWTEQGEVIANGVKMALDDANNQARGRRLDLVWYDEPNPQSAQQNMQKLVEQDKVIAVIGGTNSGTSLAMSSVANRTKTPYIAPNAAARELTGSSCNPYTFRVLSPTPVTCRALAPSLLAIGKKWHFLVANYAYGQDIQRSMSDLLKQSGGTITGADVTPLNTTDFSSFILKIRQSKPDVVLLGLPGGDLSTFLKQYAEMGMKDKIPVACPIIGDSDLWSINVDAATGYYGKPWHFSSPGHSPEEAAFIKKYTAKYGKPPADKAWIGWFTTRALLAGVNQAKSTSGADIVQSLETVQFGDSSGPAYFRPWDHQMLRRWTVFKVKDHITDKWDWLNQVSAVPQHPSELDKLYGTRQEIGCTMAAR; encoded by the coding sequence ATGAACGACAAGCACAAGCAGGCAGACGAACTTTGCAGCCACGACACGCCCGCCGCCGACGCAGGCGGCGGCGCAAGCACGCGCATGACGCGCCGCGACTGGCTCGCGACAGCGGGCAAGACGCTCGCGAGCGGCGCGGCCGTGCTCGCGGCGCCCGCCATCGTGCGCGCGCAGGGCGAGCAGCCCCTCAAGCTGGGCCTGCTGATGGCCAAGCAGGGCGTCTGGACGGAACAAGGCGAAGTGATCGCGAACGGCGTGAAGATGGCGCTCGACGACGCGAACAACCAGGCACGCGGCCGCCGCCTCGATCTCGTCTGGTACGACGAGCCGAATCCGCAGTCGGCGCAGCAGAACATGCAGAAACTCGTCGAACAGGACAAGGTGATTGCCGTGATCGGCGGCACGAACAGCGGCACGTCGCTGGCAATGTCGTCCGTCGCGAACCGCACGAAGACGCCGTATATCGCGCCGAATGCGGCCGCGCGCGAGCTGACGGGCAGCAGCTGCAACCCGTACACCTTCCGCGTGCTGAGCCCCACGCCTGTGACGTGCCGCGCGCTCGCGCCGTCGCTGCTCGCAATTGGCAAGAAGTGGCATTTCCTCGTCGCGAACTATGCGTATGGCCAGGACATCCAGCGCTCGATGTCCGATCTGCTGAAGCAGTCGGGCGGCACGATCACGGGCGCCGACGTGACGCCGCTCAACACCACCGACTTCAGCTCGTTCATCCTCAAGATCCGCCAGTCGAAGCCCGACGTCGTGCTGCTCGGCCTGCCTGGCGGCGACCTCTCGACCTTCCTCAAGCAGTATGCGGAAATGGGCATGAAGGACAAGATTCCCGTCGCGTGCCCGATCATCGGCGATTCGGATTTGTGGTCGATCAACGTCGATGCGGCGACGGGCTACTACGGCAAGCCGTGGCACTTCAGCTCGCCCGGTCATTCCCCTGAAGAAGCCGCGTTCATCAAGAAGTACACGGCGAAATACGGCAAGCCGCCCGCCGACAAGGCCTGGATCGGCTGGTTCACGACGCGCGCGCTGCTTGCGGGCGTCAATCAGGCGAAGAGCACGTCGGGCGCGGACATCGTGCAAAGCCTGGAGACGGTGCAGTTCGGCGACAGCAGCGGGCCCGCGTATTTCCGTCCGTGGGATCACCAGATGCTGCGCCGCTGGACCGTGTTCAAGGTGAAGGACCACATCACCGACAAGTGGGACTGGCTCAACCAGGTGTCGGCGGTGCCGCAGCACCCGTCGGAACTCGACAAGCTATACGGCACGCGTCAGGAAATCGGCTGCACGATGGCCGCGCGCTGA
- a CDS encoding branched-chain amino acid ABC transporter ATP-binding protein/permease, with protein MNLKLFTRHPVALLATCLFVVSIALTATGTPLERATQIAIYTLYGMGVNLLVAYTGLVPFGASVFFGTSTYLVAISLQRLIGNEIAALAASVIVTGLMAALIGAVVLKRRGLYFSLLTLACSQIAFEIAFKWTDVTGGENGLQNVPRPTFATTTGFHVFACVTVVAAAYGLWRLVHAPFGRALQALRDNEQRAASLGYDTYRLKLYAFVISAAVIGYAGGLLCLMLQGAYANNLSWEHAGDSLLMTVLGGVHQFLGPLWGAIAFILLEDKLSSLTEHWWLMFAPIIIAFAFFSPEGIQGLAQRLLRRPRWTLVRDTIPQRPEVIAPYRASRIDMDPDTPILSVRGLSKQFGSLVTADNIDLDVYPYKLHSFIGPNGAGKTTFFNMLTGVLPPSSGTITFDGKDVTKLAMFRRVRLGMSRSFQILSVFRNLTVFENVRVAVQAAQRERLGLWRDAHTLDKQNAQTWSLLAAVGLVERAAASCESLSHGEQRLLEIALPLATQARLLLLDEPLAGLAEADRATVARIVRELANHHAVLLIEHDIDRVLTISDRVSVLHRGHLIADGSPAVVAAHPEVIEAYMGHAKGERAVDARLAQRIDAKRDKPKEKRPLLRLERVNAGYAGNTILDGIDLTLHEGEVIAILGRNGVGKTTALRAATGVAQVSGGAITFDGHDITARAPHEINRLGLAMVPEGRRLFPNLTVYENLRLAARKGGASVDDMYALFPRLANRKDVRAEHLSGGERQMVAIARALMAPAKAILLDEPFEGLAPAVVQEVLDAVVKLRERASVVIVEHQADMVLPIADRVYVLVNGRVAYENTADALAQDVATQAKLLGIVHDDAGSTLEVKSA; from the coding sequence ATGAATCTCAAACTCTTCACGCGACACCCCGTCGCCCTGCTGGCGACGTGCCTCTTCGTCGTTTCGATCGCGCTGACCGCGACGGGCACGCCGCTCGAACGCGCGACGCAGATCGCCATCTACACGCTCTACGGCATGGGCGTGAATCTGCTCGTCGCGTACACGGGCCTCGTGCCGTTCGGCGCATCGGTGTTCTTCGGCACATCGACATATCTGGTCGCGATTTCGCTGCAACGGCTGATCGGCAACGAGATCGCCGCGCTCGCCGCAAGCGTGATCGTCACGGGTTTGATGGCCGCGTTGATCGGCGCCGTCGTGCTCAAACGGCGCGGCCTGTATTTCTCGCTGCTGACGCTCGCGTGTTCGCAGATCGCCTTCGAAATCGCGTTCAAGTGGACCGACGTGACGGGCGGCGAGAACGGTCTTCAGAACGTGCCGCGTCCGACCTTCGCGACGACGACGGGCTTCCACGTGTTCGCCTGTGTCACCGTGGTCGCCGCCGCGTACGGCTTGTGGAGGCTCGTGCACGCGCCGTTCGGACGCGCGCTGCAGGCATTGCGCGACAACGAGCAGCGCGCGGCGAGCCTCGGCTACGACACGTATCGGCTGAAGCTGTATGCGTTCGTCATCTCGGCAGCCGTGATCGGCTACGCGGGCGGCCTGCTCTGCCTGATGCTGCAAGGCGCGTATGCGAACAACCTCAGCTGGGAACATGCGGGCGACAGCCTGCTGATGACGGTGCTCGGCGGCGTGCATCAATTCCTCGGACCACTGTGGGGCGCCATCGCGTTCATCCTGCTCGAAGACAAGCTGAGCAGCCTGACGGAGCACTGGTGGCTGATGTTCGCGCCCATCATCATCGCGTTTGCGTTCTTTTCGCCGGAAGGCATTCAGGGGCTTGCGCAACGTCTTCTGCGGCGGCCTCGCTGGACGCTCGTGCGCGACACGATCCCGCAGCGCCCCGAAGTGATCGCGCCGTATCGCGCGAGCCGCATCGACATGGACCCCGACACGCCGATTCTCAGCGTGCGCGGCCTGTCGAAGCAGTTCGGCTCGCTCGTCACCGCCGACAACATCGACCTCGACGTGTATCCGTACAAGCTGCACAGCTTCATCGGACCGAACGGCGCGGGCAAGACGACGTTCTTCAACATGCTGACGGGCGTGCTGCCGCCCTCGTCGGGCACGATCACGTTCGACGGCAAGGACGTCACGAAGCTCGCGATGTTCCGCCGCGTGCGGCTCGGCATGAGCCGCTCGTTCCAGATTCTCAGCGTGTTCCGCAACCTCACGGTATTCGAGAACGTGCGCGTCGCCGTGCAGGCGGCGCAGCGCGAGCGCCTCGGTCTCTGGCGCGACGCGCACACGCTCGACAAGCAGAACGCGCAGACGTGGTCGCTGCTCGCCGCCGTCGGTCTCGTCGAGCGCGCGGCTGCGTCGTGCGAGAGCTTGTCGCACGGCGAACAGCGGCTGCTCGAAATCGCGCTGCCGCTCGCGACTCAAGCGCGTCTTCTGCTGCTCGACGAACCGCTCGCCGGACTCGCCGAAGCGGATCGCGCGACGGTCGCACGCATCGTGCGCGAACTCGCGAATCATCATGCCGTGCTGCTGATCGAGCACGACATCGATCGCGTGCTGACGATTTCCGATCGCGTCAGCGTGCTGCATCGCGGCCATCTGATCGCGGACGGCTCGCCTGCCGTGGTCGCCGCGCATCCCGAAGTGATCGAAGCGTACATGGGTCACGCGAAGGGCGAACGCGCCGTCGACGCGCGCCTCGCGCAACGCATCGACGCAAAGCGCGACAAGCCGAAAGAGAAGCGTCCGCTGCTGCGCCTGGAACGCGTCAATGCGGGCTATGCGGGCAATACGATTCTCGACGGCATCGACCTCACGCTGCACGAAGGCGAAGTCATCGCGATACTCGGGCGCAACGGCGTGGGCAAGACGACGGCCTTGCGCGCGGCGACGGGCGTCGCGCAGGTCAGCGGGGGTGCGATTACTTTCGACGGCCACGACATCACGGCGCGCGCGCCGCACGAGATCAACCGTCTTGGCCTCGCGATGGTGCCCGAAGGCCGCCGGCTGTTCCCGAATCTGACCGTCTATGAAAACCTGCGGCTCGCCGCGCGCAAAGGCGGCGCCAGCGTCGACGACATGTATGCGCTCTTTCCGCGGCTCGCGAATCGCAAGGACGTGCGCGCCGAGCATCTGTCGGGCGGCGAGCGGCAGATGGTGGCGATTGCGCGCGCGTTGATGGCGCCCGCGAAAGCGATCCTGCTCGACGAGCCGTTCGAAGGCCTCGCGCCCGCTGTCGTGCAGGAAGTGCTCGATGCCGTCGTGAAGCTGCGCGAGCGCGCGAGCGTCGTGATCGTCGAACATCAGGCAGACATGGTGCTGCCGATTGCCGACCGCGTGTACGTGCTCGTCAACGGACGCGTCGCGTATGAGAACACGGCCGACGCGCTGGCTCAGGATGTCGCGACGCAAGCCAAACTGCTCGGTATCGTCCACGACGATGCCGGCTCTACTCTGGAGGTGAAATCAGCATGA
- a CDS encoding branched-chain amino acid ABC transporter permease — protein sequence MAEMVLSQIANGLVLGFLYVLLAIGLSIICGLLGIVNFAHGALFALGAYFAIALSMQFGWAAVIVAPVLVALVGMLIEVIFIRRLYGKEPLLGLIVTFALSLLLTALIRLVWGAGGLPFSPPSALNGFLVYGPLLITKYRLFVLAATVAILLALWWFMKFTPYGRILRAGSRDPEMVGLLGINLPRVLTGAFGLGALLAGAAGVLAAPLLTVTPSMATAAVMPAFVIVTIGGLGSFAGAVVAGLLVGIVTALAVQFFPEGSSVAMYVLMALVLLVRPRGLFGERWERFE from the coding sequence ATGGCAGAAATGGTGTTGTCCCAGATCGCCAATGGACTGGTACTGGGCTTTCTCTACGTGCTGCTCGCGATCGGTCTGTCGATCATCTGCGGGCTGCTTGGCATCGTCAATTTCGCGCATGGCGCGCTGTTCGCGCTGGGCGCGTACTTCGCCATTGCGCTGTCGATGCAGTTCGGCTGGGCGGCCGTGATCGTCGCGCCCGTGCTGGTCGCGCTCGTCGGCATGCTGATCGAGGTCATCTTCATCCGGCGGCTGTACGGCAAGGAGCCGTTGCTCGGCCTGATCGTGACCTTCGCGCTCTCGCTGCTGCTGACGGCGTTGATCCGCCTGGTGTGGGGCGCGGGCGGCCTGCCGTTCAGCCCGCCTTCTGCTCTGAACGGCTTTCTCGTCTACGGGCCGCTGCTGATCACGAAGTACCGCCTGTTCGTGCTCGCCGCGACCGTCGCGATCCTGCTCGCGCTGTGGTGGTTCATGAAGTTCACGCCCTACGGACGCATCCTGCGCGCGGGCAGCCGCGACCCCGAAATGGTCGGTCTGCTCGGCATCAATCTGCCGCGCGTGCTGACGGGCGCATTCGGGCTCGGCGCGCTGCTCGCGGGCGCGGCAGGCGTGCTCGCCGCGCCGCTGCTGACCGTTACGCCGAGCATGGCGACAGCCGCCGTGATGCCCGCCTTCGTGATCGTCACGATCGGCGGCCTGGGCTCGTTCGCGGGCGCTGTCGTCGCGGGCCTGCTGGTCGGCATCGTCACCGCGCTGGCCGTGCAGTTCTTCCCCGAAGGCTCGTCGGTGGCGATGTATGTCCTGATGGCACTCGTTCTGCTCGTGCGTCCGCGCGGGTTGTTCGGCGAACGCTGGGAGCGTTTCGAATGA
- a CDS encoding shikimate dehydrogenase family protein, which produces MTESTATTVAVSLDEGLSGATRVVFIVGDPIAQVRSPKGVTAALREAGRDALVVPAHVAPDDLAAFFAGVAPMRNVDGVIITVPHKFSAAAYCKSFSEEAAFLGAVNTLRRTPDGAWHGGMFDGTGFVAALVDAGCHLQGKRALLVGAGGAGSAIGHALVNAGVASLDVLDNDTSRTDSLVTRLAALQRGAVHTAPKEVAAESFDVVVNASPMGMRADDPLPVDVSRLPASTFVGDVVTKPPLTPFIEAARARGCKTVTGTQMFARVCDRMVEFLLDAQA; this is translated from the coding sequence ATGACCGAATCCACTGCAACGACCGTCGCCGTATCGCTCGACGAAGGACTCAGCGGCGCGACGCGCGTGGTCTTCATCGTCGGCGATCCGATTGCACAGGTGCGCTCGCCGAAGGGCGTGACGGCCGCACTGCGTGAAGCAGGCCGCGATGCGCTGGTGGTGCCCGCGCACGTCGCGCCCGATGACCTCGCGGCATTCTTCGCGGGCGTCGCGCCGATGCGCAACGTCGACGGCGTGATCATCACGGTGCCGCACAAGTTCAGCGCCGCTGCGTACTGCAAGAGCTTTTCCGAAGAGGCCGCGTTTCTCGGCGCGGTCAATACGCTGCGCCGCACGCCCGACGGCGCGTGGCACGGCGGCATGTTCGACGGCACCGGCTTCGTCGCGGCACTCGTCGATGCGGGCTGCCATCTGCAAGGCAAGCGCGCGCTGCTGGTCGGCGCGGGCGGTGCGGGCTCGGCGATCGGGCACGCGCTCGTCAATGCGGGCGTCGCCTCGCTCGATGTGCTCGACAACGATACGTCGCGCACCGACTCGCTCGTGACGCGGCTCGCCGCGCTGCAACGCGGCGCCGTGCACACGGCGCCGAAGGAGGTTGCAGCGGAATCGTTCGATGTCGTCGTCAACGCGTCGCCGATGGGCATGCGCGCGGACGACCCGTTGCCCGTCGACGTGTCGCGACTGCCGGCATCGACCTTTGTCGGCGACGTCGTCACGAAGCCGCCGCTCACGCCGTTCATCGAAGCCGCGCGTGCGCGTGGCTGCAAGACGGTGACGGGCACGCAGATGTTCGCGCGCGTCTGCGACCGCATGGTCGAATTTCTGCTGGATGCGCAAGCATGA
- a CDS encoding SDR family oxidoreductase — protein sequence MSATRRVAIVTGGAGGIGRAIAARLQRDGLRVALWDLDARAAREAAAALPDGTAIGVHADVTDEASVAAALRTTLDRFGALHVLINGAGTTGPIAPVAECALDVWQRCIDVNLRSVFLCSRAAVAPMLAAGFGRIVNLASIAGKEGNPSMSAYSAAKAGVIAFTKSMGKELALTPVRVNCIAPAVIETPLLQQMTPDALAASLAKIPMQRPGTADEVANLAAWLASDECSFSCGATFDLSGGRATY from the coding sequence ATGAGTGCGACACGGCGGGTCGCCATCGTCACGGGTGGCGCGGGCGGAATCGGCCGTGCGATTGCCGCGCGGCTGCAGCGCGACGGCCTGCGCGTCGCGCTGTGGGATCTCGATGCGCGCGCGGCGCGCGAAGCGGCTGCCGCCTTGCCGGATGGCACGGCCATCGGCGTGCATGCCGATGTGACGGACGAAGCGTCCGTGGCCGCCGCCCTTCGCACGACGCTCGACCGTTTCGGCGCGCTGCACGTGCTGATCAACGGCGCGGGCACGACGGGCCCGATTGCGCCCGTCGCCGAATGCGCGCTCGATGTATGGCAGCGCTGCATCGACGTCAATCTGCGCAGCGTGTTCCTGTGCTCGCGCGCCGCCGTCGCGCCGATGCTCGCGGCAGGCTTCGGACGCATCGTGAATCTCGCGTCGATTGCGGGCAAGGAAGGCAATCCGTCGATGTCCGCGTATTCGGCGGCGAAGGCGGGTGTGATCGCGTTCACGAAGTCGATGGGCAAGGAACTCGCGCTCACGCCGGTGCGCGTGAACTGCATCGCGCCCGCCGTCATCGAAACGCCGTTGCTGCAGCAGATGACACCCGACGCGCTCGCCGCCAGCCTCGCGAAGATTCCGATGCAACGCCCCGGAACCGCCGATGAGGTCGCGAATCTGGCCGCGTGGCTCGCATCCGACGAATGCTCGTTTTCGTGCGGCGCGACCTTCGACCTTTCGGGCGGGCGCGCAACGTATTGA
- a CDS encoding NAD-dependent epimerase/dehydratase family protein: MRVLVTGGSGFLGAWIMRRLLARGIDCVAFDLHAKRQLLHALAPERAASVQWRTGDIAQADDVTRALDGCDAVIHLAGILTPDCAANPVRGAQINLIGTLNIFDAARAAGLKRVLYASSAGVFGPDDGATPHPQTHYGAFKLACEGSARAYWNDHRIASVGFRPLVVYGAGRETGSSAAPSLACRAAARGERYTMPFTGSTGFVFADDVAAAYEAALLRDIEGAHAFTLAGEIASVASVIDRISAIVPDASIDAAGAPLPIATAFPHDPALDRLLPGLPHTSLDEGLRQTVAFYRHAFQTQ; the protein is encoded by the coding sequence ATGCGGGTACTGGTAACGGGCGGCAGCGGTTTTCTGGGCGCGTGGATCATGCGGCGCCTGCTTGCGCGCGGCATCGATTGCGTCGCGTTCGATCTGCACGCGAAGCGGCAGCTGCTGCACGCGCTCGCGCCCGAACGCGCGGCATCCGTGCAATGGCGCACGGGCGATATCGCGCAAGCCGACGACGTGACGCGCGCGCTGGACGGCTGCGACGCCGTGATTCATCTCGCGGGCATCCTCACGCCGGACTGCGCGGCGAACCCGGTGCGCGGCGCGCAGATCAACCTGATCGGCACGCTGAACATCTTCGACGCGGCGCGCGCAGCGGGTCTCAAACGCGTGCTGTACGCCAGCAGCGCAGGCGTGTTCGGCCCCGACGACGGCGCGACCCCGCATCCGCAAACGCACTACGGTGCGTTCAAGCTCGCGTGCGAAGGCTCGGCGCGCGCGTACTGGAACGACCATCGGATCGCGAGCGTCGGCTTTCGACCGCTGGTCGTGTATGGCGCGGGCCGCGAAACGGGATCGAGCGCGGCGCCGAGCCTCGCGTGCCGCGCCGCCGCGCGCGGCGAGCGCTACACGATGCCGTTCACGGGTTCGACAGGCTTCGTGTTCGCCGACGATGTCGCCGCCGCGTATGAAGCGGCCTTGCTGCGCGACATCGAAGGCGCACACGCCTTCACGCTGGCGGGCGAGATCGCGTCCGTCGCGAGCGTGATCGATCGGATCTCGGCGATCGTGCCCGACGCAAGCATCGACGCTGCCGGCGCGCCGCTGCCCATCGCGACGGCATTCCCGCACGACCCTGCGCTCGATCGCCTGCTGCCCGGTCTGCCGCACACTTCGCTCGACGAAGGCTTGCGGCAGACGGTGGCGTTCTATCGTCACGCGTTTCAGACGCAATAG
- a CDS encoding Gfo/Idh/MocA family protein — protein sequence MARRRLAVIGAGAIGRMHVERARLHPQAEAVAIADPSPAAREFAQREGLRWFEGYEAMLDEVRPEGAIVATPNATHVDVGLACIARGVPALIEKPVTDNVDEALRLARAADEANVPLLVGHHRRHNPILRRAREIVQSGRLGTPVTANALATFYKPDAYFDVEWRRRAGGGPVLINLIHDVDIMRFLLGDIVEVQALTSNAVRGFEVEDTAAVLLRFANGALGTLAVSDCAASPWNWDLAAGEAAHYPRQQVNTHFLIGTDASLTLPQLDVWEYRARKGWHEPLTVERSTPHSGDPYHEQLRHFAAVIAREEAPLCSADDAARTLAATLAVHQAVAARGPVAPAR from the coding sequence ATGGCAAGGAGACGTCTGGCGGTGATCGGCGCGGGCGCGATCGGACGCATGCATGTGGAGCGGGCGCGGCTGCATCCGCAGGCGGAGGCGGTGGCGATTGCGGATCCGTCGCCGGCAGCGCGGGAGTTTGCGCAGCGCGAAGGGCTGCGCTGGTTCGAAGGCTACGAGGCGATGCTGGACGAGGTGCGCCCGGAAGGCGCGATCGTCGCGACGCCGAATGCGACGCACGTCGACGTGGGGCTCGCATGCATTGCGCGCGGCGTGCCCGCGCTGATCGAAAAGCCGGTCACCGATAACGTCGACGAAGCGCTGCGGCTGGCTCGCGCGGCCGATGAGGCCAACGTGCCGCTGCTGGTCGGTCATCATCGACGGCACAATCCGATCCTGCGGCGCGCGCGGGAGATCGTGCAATCGGGACGCCTCGGCACGCCTGTCACGGCGAATGCGCTCGCCACGTTCTACAAGCCGGACGCCTACTTCGACGTTGAATGGCGGCGGCGCGCGGGCGGCGGCCCCGTGCTGATCAACCTGATCCACGATGTCGACATCATGCGTTTTTTGCTCGGCGATATCGTCGAGGTGCAGGCGCTGACGTCGAACGCGGTGCGCGGCTTCGAAGTCGAGGATACGGCTGCCGTGCTGTTGCGCTTCGCTAACGGCGCGCTCGGCACGCTTGCCGTATCCGACTGCGCAGCGTCGCCGTGGAACTGGGATCTTGCTGCGGGCGAAGCGGCGCACTATCCGCGTCAGCAGGTGAACACGCATTTTCTGATCGGCACGGATGCGTCGCTGACGCTGCCGCAACTCGACGTGTGGGAATACCGCGCGCGCAAGGGCTGGCACGAGCCGCTGACGGTCGAGCGCAGCACGCCGCACAGCGGCGATCCGTATCACGAGCAGTTGCGCCATTTCGCCGCCGTGATCGCGCGCGAGGAAGCGCCGCTGTGTTCCGCCGACGACGCCGCGCGCACGCTCGCCGCGACGCTCGCCGTACATCAGGCCGTGGCGGCGCGCGGGCCGGTGGCGCCCGCGCGCTGA